In Bacillus sp. SB49, a single window of DNA contains:
- a CDS encoding PadR family transcriptional regulator produces the protein MGRRVLKYAILGLLSKEDKSGYDITAEFKGAIGQFWSAKHSQIYVELKKLLEENLISLYIEMAGAKLEKKMYHLTSEGEEELKKWLTALPAEVETEKDTFALRMYFLKDIPENKRAEVFENQKKLRKDKLCELKSEFQSLFGPDTDPLQLNAEELGHYFVLTKAITREEGYVAWLEESIHFLQR, from the coding sequence ATGGGACGCAGAGTATTAAAATATGCAATTTTAGGTTTACTGAGTAAAGAAGATAAGAGCGGTTATGATATCACTGCTGAATTTAAAGGGGCGATCGGACAATTTTGGAGTGCCAAGCACAGCCAAATCTATGTAGAATTGAAAAAGCTCCTGGAGGAGAATTTAATTTCTCTCTATATTGAGATGGCAGGAGCCAAGCTGGAGAAGAAAATGTATCACCTTACCAGTGAAGGAGAGGAAGAATTGAAGAAGTGGCTGACCGCCCTGCCGGCGGAGGTCGAAACAGAAAAAGATACTTTCGCTCTCCGGATGTATTTCCTGAAGGATATCCCCGAGAATAAACGGGCGGAGGTATTTGAAAACCAGAAGAAGCTTCGAAAAGATAAGCTGTGTGAGCTTAAATCAGAATTCCAGAGCCTTTTCGGGCCGGATACCGACCCACTTCAATTAAATGCAGAAGAACTCGGTCATTATTTCGTATTGACGAAGGCCATTACCAGAGAAGAAGGCTATGTTGCCTGGCTCGAAGAGAGTATTCACTTCCTTCAGAGATGA
- a CDS encoding phenolic acid decarboxylase has product MKNLNEFLGTQMIYTYENGWEYEMYIKNADTIDYRIHSGMVGGRWVRNQKVDIVKITDGVFKVSWTEPTGTDVSLNFMPDEDRMHGVIFFPKWVHERPDITVCYQNDHIELMEESREKYETYPKYVVPEFADITFKKHVGIDKETVVSEAPYKGMTDDIRSGKLSF; this is encoded by the coding sequence ATGAAAAACTTGAATGAATTTCTTGGAACGCAAATGATCTATACGTACGAGAACGGCTGGGAATATGAAATGTACATTAAGAATGCGGATACGATCGACTACCGGATCCACAGCGGTATGGTCGGAGGACGCTGGGTCCGTAACCAAAAAGTAGATATCGTCAAAATTACCGACGGTGTGTTCAAGGTTTCCTGGACCGAGCCTACAGGTACCGACGTTTCGCTGAATTTCATGCCCGATGAAGACCGGATGCACGGAGTTATTTTCTTCCCTAAGTGGGTGCATGAACGTCCGGATATCACAGTTTGTTATCAGAACGATCATATCGAGTTGATGGAGGAATCCAGAGAGAAGTATGAGACGTATCCTAAATATGTCGTACCTGAATTCGCGGATATCACCTTTAAGAAGCACGTTGGAATAGATAAGGAGACGGTTGTTTCTGAGGCTCCATACAAAGGGATGACGGATGATATCCGTTCAGGCAAGCTCTCTTTCTGA
- a CDS encoding TetR/AcrR family transcriptional regulator: MSGKLDRRKKYTRKVLKESLIILLAEKKIADITVKEICEIADINRSTFYTHYTDHYDLLHKIEAEITEDMKQYLQNYSYEKEEESQQMTEKILEYIIDNKRMFQTLLTSDSASSFEQKMMELARSFMLNNWMSDSKVEKEESEYFSSFVISGAIHVIKDWIRNDMTQPPGQMAAMIHTFINHGFSYVE; the protein is encoded by the coding sequence ATGAGTGGAAAACTGGACCGCAGAAAGAAATACACAAGAAAAGTTCTCAAAGAAAGCTTGATCATCCTGCTCGCAGAAAAGAAGATAGCCGACATCACCGTCAAAGAAATTTGTGAAATCGCCGATATCAATCGTTCCACCTTCTATACCCACTATACGGATCACTACGACCTCCTTCATAAAATAGAAGCAGAGATTACCGAAGATATGAAGCAGTATTTACAAAATTACAGCTATGAAAAAGAAGAAGAATCCCAGCAGATGACGGAGAAGATCCTGGAGTATATCATCGACAACAAGCGTATGTTCCAAACCCTTCTTACGAGCGACTCCGCTTCCAGCTTCGAACAGAAGATGATGGAGCTCGCGAGGAGCTTCATGCTGAATAATTGGATGAGCGACAGTAAGGTAGAGAAAGAAGAATCCGAATACTTCAGCTCCTTCGTTATCAGCGGCGCCATTCATGTCATTAAGGATTGGATCAGGAACGACATGACCCAGCCGCCAGGGCAGATGGCTGCCATGATCCACACCTTCATCAACCACGGCTTCTCTTATGTAGAATAA
- a CDS encoding FtsW/RodA/SpoVE family cell cycle protein — protein sequence MTTKASYWEKLDQGILCIIVSFFVISVVFIYSSQNAGVYSINFAGRQVINYAIGVTLMLIVAKLDIDQIERLAWPLYIGSFASVFVLRWAPPGIAPVIYGAKRWFNIPLIGSIQPSEFLKISLFILTASILATYQAGKARTIWTDIRMLGKLMLLTVPPALFVYQQPDTGMVILYFIGIGSMIFLSNISKRILAVLVIVPVVLLVSVVTLFLYQPEVMEEYVLPLLKPHQQDRIVGFLDPSTSQDQSYQSHRAQLAAGSGQFTGKGLMNGEIYIPEKHTDFIFAAIAEEGGFIAATIVVLLFFLLIYKFFKFAEETEVFFGTCLMVSIAVSMSAQIFQNIGMVIGLMPVKGIALPFITYGGSSLFSTMMMVGIALSLRKNHGKYMFSN from the coding sequence TTGACTACGAAAGCTTCGTACTGGGAGAAGCTGGACCAAGGGATTTTATGTATAATCGTTTCATTCTTTGTGATCAGTGTTGTTTTTATATACAGCAGTCAGAATGCAGGCGTATATTCGATCAACTTTGCGGGTCGACAAGTCATCAATTATGCAATTGGTGTCACATTAATGCTGATCGTGGCTAAATTGGATATCGATCAAATTGAGCGTCTGGCGTGGCCCCTTTACATCGGTTCGTTTGCATCGGTATTCGTGTTGAGGTGGGCACCGCCGGGGATTGCGCCTGTGATCTATGGAGCGAAGCGCTGGTTCAATATCCCGTTGATCGGTTCCATACAGCCGTCGGAATTTCTGAAGATCAGTCTGTTTATTTTAACCGCGAGCATCCTTGCCACTTACCAGGCCGGGAAAGCCCGTACTATCTGGACAGATATAAGGATGTTAGGGAAACTTATGTTGTTGACCGTTCCGCCTGCCTTGTTCGTGTACCAGCAGCCGGATACGGGAATGGTCATACTCTATTTCATCGGAATCGGGAGTATGATCTTTCTCTCGAACATTTCGAAACGAATTTTGGCTGTTTTAGTGATCGTCCCAGTGGTGCTCCTTGTTTCGGTGGTCACTCTTTTCCTGTATCAGCCTGAAGTGATGGAGGAATATGTGCTGCCTCTTTTGAAGCCGCACCAACAGGATAGGATTGTCGGTTTTCTCGATCCTTCGACGAGTCAGGATCAGTCTTATCAGAGTCACAGGGCGCAATTGGCGGCGGGAAGTGGTCAATTTACCGGAAAAGGGCTGATGAACGGAGAAATTTACATTCCGGAGAAGCACACCGACTTCATCTTTGCCGCCATTGCTGAAGAGGGAGGATTCATTGCAGCCACTATCGTTGTACTCCTCTTTTTTCTGCTCATCTACAAGTTCTTCAAGTTTGCGGAAGAAACGGAGGTATTCTTCGGAACTTGTTTAATGGTGTCTATAGCGGTCAGCATGTCTGCACAAATTTTTCAGAATATCGGAATGGTCATCGGTTTGATGCCGGTGAAGGGGATCGCACTTCCTTTCATTACATACGGGGGAAGTTCCCTGTTCTCGACGATGATGATGGTGGGAATCGCTCTGTCGCTCCGTAAAAATCACGGAAAATACATGTTTAGTAATTAA